The DNA region CAACGTGCGCATCTTGGCGGCGGAGAGCCCGCAGGCCCGCAATTCCTCAGCATCGGCCGCGAGCGCGCGGGCCGGCGTCAGCGGGTCGAGCCGGGCCTTGACGCGGCCGAAGATCGCCGCGGCGCTGGCGATCGACAGCTGTTGGCCGATCATGATGCCGACCAGGGAGGCGAAGCCCGGCGGATGCCGGCGCAGCGGCACCGTGCCCACCGTGCCGAGCACCGGGGCGAGGCGCGAATCGGTCCGCACCAGGGCGCGGAGGTGGCAGGCGAGGTCGGCCTCGCTGTCGAGCGGCGTTCCGGGGTCGAAGCGCATCGAAATATGGTAGCGTCGCGACACGCCGCTGTCGCCGCCAGCGGGGCCGTGCTAGCTCCCGCGCCATGCGGCCCGTGTTCCGTTTCGCGCCGAGCCCGAACGGCCATCTCCATCTCGGCCACGCGCTGTCGGCGCTACTCAATGCAGAGGCCGCGCGCGCGGCCGGCGGCCGGCTGCTGCTGCGACTCGAGGACATCGACACCACCCGCTGCCGGCCGGAGTTCGAGGCGGCGATCCTCGAGGATCTCGCCTGGCTCGGGCTTCGCTGGGAGGAGCCGGTGCGCCGCCAGTCGGCGCATTTCGACGACTACCGCGCGGCCCTCGGCCGGCTCGAGGCGATGGGCCTCGTCTATCCCGCCCTCGAAAGCCGGGGCGAGATTCGCAGCTTCGTCGCGGCGCGCGAGGCGGACGGACTCGCCTGGCCGCGCGATCCGGACGGCGCGCCGCTCTATCCGGGGGCCGGCGCCTGCCTGGGTGCTGTGGAAAGCGCCCGGCGGATGGCGGTCGGCGCGCCCTATGTGCTGCGGCTCGACATGCGGGCGGCGCTGGAGCGGGT from Blastochloris tepida includes:
- a CDS encoding DNA-3-methyladenine glycosylase family protein, producing the protein MSRRYHISMRFDPGTPLDSEADLACHLRALVRTDSRLAPVLGTVGTVPLRRHPPGFASLVGIMIGQQLSIASAAAIFGRVKARLDPLTPARALAADAEELRACGLSAAKMRTLAAMAEAVQSGRLPLDALADLPADEARALMYTVPGIGPWTADLYLLFALGRPDAFPSGDLALQEATRLAFALPERPSARALAGIAEAWRPRRGVAAKLLWAYYRWHKQREGAPI
- the gluQRS gene encoding tRNA glutamyl-Q(34) synthetase GluQRS — encoded protein: MRPVFRFAPSPNGHLHLGHALSALLNAEAARAAGGRLLLRLEDIDTTRCRPEFEAAILEDLAWLGLRWEEPVRRQSAHFDDYRAALGRLEAMGLVYPALESRGEIRSFVAAREADGLAWPRDPDGAPLYPGAGACLGAVESARRMAVGAPYVLRLDMRAALERVGRPLDWPEEGQGRVAADPAAWGDVVLARKDIPTSYHLSVVVDDALQGITHVVRGRDLYAATAVHRLLQELLGLPVPSYRHHRLVLDEAGRKLSKSTGAVSLRALRQQGATPADIRRMVGLSSA